A region from the Rosa rugosa chromosome 6, drRosRugo1.1, whole genome shotgun sequence genome encodes:
- the LOC133718677 gene encoding probable 2-oxoglutarate-dependent dioxygenase SLC1, giving the protein MGSSGAVADTNYRENKATETHDQYLQKGVRHLCEGGLTRVPTKYILPKEERPNSAIGGETILKLPVIDFAQLQGSSSRSQALNSLAKACEKFGIFLLINHGITDEVISRMTDVSKRFFELPFDERSKYMSKDMASPARYGTSFNQNNDEVFCWRDFLKLSCHPLSDSAPSWPSSPVDLRETVVNYSKNTNFLYLELLEAVMESLGLMETTKSSGTEKIDTRTSTLDEFEDGSQLIVVNCYPACPEPDLTLGIPPHSDYGILTLLLQDQVQGLQIQHQGKWVTVEPLPNSFIVNVGDHLEIFSNGRYKSVLHRVVVNSSKSRISVASLHSLPFDTVVRPSPKLVDEANPIRYRDTDFANFLEYIASRDHQTNSKSFLQSRKLA; this is encoded by the exons ATGGGTTCAAGTGGTGCTGTTGCTGACACCAATTACAGAGAAAATAAAGCAACAGAAACCCATGATCAATACCTGCAGAAAGGAGTGAGACACTTGTGTGAAGGAGGGCTGACTAGAGTTccaaccaagtacatactgccCAAGGAGGAACGACCCAATTCAGCAATAGGAGGAGAGACTATTCTCAAGTTACCAGTTATTGATTTCGCTCAGTTGCAAGGCTCCAGCAGCAGATCCCAAGCATTGAACTCCCTCGCAAAAGCTTGCGAAAAATTTGGAATTTTTCTG TTGATAAACCATGGTATCACAGATGAAGTTATATCAAGAATGACTGATGTAAGTAAAAGGTTTTTTGAGCTTCCTTTCGATGAGAGATCAAAGTACATGTCAAAGGATATGGCTTCCCCAGCTAGGTATGGAACAAGCTTTAACCAAAACAATGATGAAGTGTTCTGCTGGAGAGACTTTCTCAAGCTTAGTTGCCATCCTTTATCAGACAGTGCTCCTTCTTGGCCATCATCTCCTGTGGACCTAAG GGAAACAGTAGTGAACTATTCAAAGAACACGAATTTTTTGTATCTAGAGCTGTTGGAGGCTGTCATGGAGAGCCTTGGACTGATGGAAACTACAAAGAGTTCTGGTACAGAGAAAATAGACACCAGGACCAGTACTTTAGATGAATTTGAAGATGGAAGCCAACTGATTGTGGTGAATTGCTACCCTGCATGCCCTGAACCTGATTTAACCCTAGGCATTCCACCTCATTCTGATTATGGCATCCTCACTCTTCTCCTTCAAGACCAAGTCCAGGGTCTTCAAATACAGCACCAAGGAAAATGGGTGACCGTGGAACCACTTCCGAATTCATTCATCGTCAACGTTGGTGATCATCTTGAG ATATTTAGCAATGGGAGATACAAAAGCGTGCTGCATAGGGTTGTTGTCAACTCATCCAAGTCTCGAATCTCTGTTGCTTCATTGCACAGCCTGCCATTCGACACCGTTGTTCGGCCTTCACCTAAACTCGTCGACGAAGCCAACCCTATTCGTTACAGGGACACAGACTTTGCCAATTTTCTCGAGTATATTGCTTCGCGTGACCACCAGACGAACAGTAAGAGTTTCTTGCAATCGAGGAAATTGGCTTGA